In Cloacibacterium caeni, a single window of DNA contains:
- a CDS encoding type I restriction endonuclease subunit R: MKFTEAQLEQAFIHLLQQEEMQHVLGNDLRKTEGNLVEESRETYGHIATEKVLIEEDLRTFLTMQYREEGITRSEIDGIIRELEQLPASDLYESNKIFMKKLSDGFLLKREDRTQKDIFIQFIDYSEADQNIYKIVNQLAIKGYEMRIPDLILYVNGLPLVVFEFKTAIQEETTIFDAYKQLTVRYQRDIPELFKYNAFCVISDGANTKAGSFFAKYDFFYAWRKTEGMPNEVDGIDAMFTMIQGMFNRERFRNIIQNFIFLPDSSKKNEKIVCRYPQYYATIKLFENIKIHQKPEGDGKGGTYFGTTGCGKSYTMLFLARMLMKSTYFKSPTIVLITDRTDLDDQLSGQFTSAKGFIGDETVISVESRAHLRELLQNRNSGGVFLTTIHKFTEDTQLLTDRSNVICISDEAHRSQTNLNQKITYSENGVKKTFGFAKYLHDSLPNATYVGFTGTPIDATIDVFGEVVDAYTMRESVVDEITVPLVYEGRAAKVMLHSEKLREIEDYYEQCAEEGSNENQIEESKKAMSQMNVILGDPSRLKAVAEDFVKHYEKRVEEGSSVAGKAMFVCSSREIAYELYKNILAIKPDWGEKKEAENLELLTEKEKRELWPIEKIKMVMTRNKDDVKELYDLLGTKDYRKELDRQFKFEHSNFKIALVVDMWLTGFDVPFLDTIYIDKPIQRHNLIQTISRVNRKFEGKEKGLVVDYIGIKKQMNLALAQYNQGNESNIEEIEHSVVVVKNQLDLLHRIFHTFNSHLYYHGTPIEQLQTLNRAAEFVQQTKELETRFMNIVKRLKLAFDICSGSESISETEKDEIHFYLAVRSIIYKLTKGTAPDASQMNEKVKAMIQEAIESEGVEEIFKLGEEEAQEIDLFSDDYLAKLDKIKLPNTKFKLLQKVLKQAIDRMKQVNKVMGIDFSKRLEAIVQKYNERKEGDVLRSEVLEDFTNEIIELYYALKKENDSFQELGIDIEEKAFYDILKMLTVKYDFSYADEKLIELAKKVKLVVDDKTKYTDWSKRDDIKAELKVDLIILLAENDYPPIDRDEVYKEIFEQAENFKKYKG; encoded by the coding sequence ATGAAATTCACCGAAGCACAATTAGAACAAGCCTTTATCCATCTTCTACAGCAAGAAGAAATGCAGCACGTTTTGGGAAATGATTTACGCAAAACAGAAGGGAATCTGGTAGAGGAATCTAGAGAAACTTACGGACATATAGCTACCGAAAAAGTATTGATAGAAGAAGATTTGCGTACATTTCTTACAATGCAATACCGAGAAGAAGGCATTACCCGTTCAGAAATTGATGGTATTATTAGGGAATTGGAGCAATTGCCAGCCTCGGATTTGTACGAAAGCAATAAGATTTTTATGAAAAAATTGAGTGATGGATTTCTATTGAAGAGAGAAGACCGCACCCAAAAAGATATTTTTATTCAGTTCATTGATTACAGCGAAGCCGACCAAAATATATACAAAATCGTGAATCAGTTGGCGATAAAAGGCTACGAAATGCGCATTCCCGATTTAATTTTGTATGTGAACGGATTGCCATTGGTGGTTTTTGAGTTTAAAACAGCCATACAAGAAGAAACCACGATTTTTGATGCTTACAAGCAATTGACGGTAAGATACCAAAGAGATATTCCCGAGTTGTTTAAATACAATGCTTTTTGTGTGATAAGTGATGGTGCAAATACCAAAGCAGGTTCATTTTTTGCGAAATATGATTTTTTCTATGCTTGGCGCAAAACCGAAGGAATGCCTAATGAAGTAGATGGCATAGATGCGATGTTTACGATGATACAAGGAATGTTTAACCGAGAACGTTTCAGAAATATTATTCAGAATTTTATCTTTTTGCCAGACAGCAGTAAGAAGAATGAGAAAATCGTTTGTAGATATCCGCAATATTACGCTACCATAAAATTGTTTGAAAACATTAAAATTCATCAAAAACCAGAAGGCGACGGAAAAGGAGGAACGTATTTTGGGACTACAGGTTGTGGTAAAAGTTATACGATGCTTTTTTTGGCAAGAATGCTGATGAAGAGTACTTATTTTAAAAGTCCTACGATTGTTCTTATTACCGATAGAACCGATTTAGATGACCAACTTTCTGGGCAATTTACCAGCGCCAAAGGTTTTATAGGAGATGAGACCGTAATTAGTGTAGAAAGCAGAGCGCATTTAAGAGAATTATTGCAAAATAGAAATAGTGGCGGTGTTTTTCTTACGACCATTCATAAATTTACAGAAGACACCCAATTGCTTACCGATAGAAGCAATGTAATCTGTATTTCTGATGAAGCACACAGAAGCCAAACCAATCTCAACCAAAAAATTACCTATTCTGAAAATGGGGTAAAGAAAACTTTTGGTTTTGCTAAATATCTGCACGATTCTTTGCCGAATGCTACGTATGTAGGTTTTACAGGAACACCTATAGATGCTACGATAGATGTTTTTGGCGAGGTAGTAGATGCTTATACTATGCGAGAATCTGTGGTAGATGAAATCACAGTTCCTTTAGTTTATGAAGGTAGAGCCGCCAAAGTAATGCTCCATAGCGAAAAACTGAGAGAAATAGAAGACTATTACGAACAATGTGCAGAAGAAGGCAGTAACGAAAATCAGATAGAAGAAAGCAAAAAGGCAATGTCTCAAATGAATGTGATTTTGGGAGACCCTTCTCGCTTAAAAGCTGTAGCCGAAGATTTTGTAAAACATTATGAAAAAAGAGTAGAAGAAGGAAGTAGTGTAGCAGGAAAAGCGATGTTTGTATGCAGTAGCAGAGAAATTGCGTATGAATTGTATAAAAATATTCTTGCCATAAAACCAGATTGGGGCGAGAAAAAGGAAGCCGAAAATCTAGAGCTCCTCACAGAAAAAGAGAAACGAGAACTATGGCCGATTGAAAAAATAAAAATGGTAATGACTCGCAATAAAGACGATGTAAAAGAACTCTATGATTTACTTGGCACAAAAGATTACCGAAAAGAACTTGACCGACAATTCAAATTTGAACACTCTAATTTTAAAATTGCCCTAGTAGTAGATATGTGGCTCACTGGTTTTGATGTTCCTTTCTTAGATACTATTTATATTGATAAACCCATCCAAAGGCATAATCTGATACAAACGATTTCTAGAGTTAATAGAAAATTTGAAGGTAAAGAAAAAGGTTTGGTGGTAGATTATATCGGAATCAAAAAACAAATGAATCTTGCATTGGCACAATACAACCAAGGCAATGAAAGCAATATAGAAGAAATAGAACATTCTGTAGTAGTGGTGAAAAACCAACTGGATTTGTTGCACCGTATTTTCCATACGTTTAATAGCCATTTATATTATCACGGTACTCCTATAGAACAATTGCAAACCCTAAATAGAGCAGCGGAATTTGTACAACAGACCAAAGAGTTGGAAACTCGTTTTATGAACATCGTAAAACGTTTGAAATTGGCTTTTGATATTTGTTCGGGTAGTGAATCTATTTCTGAAACCGAGAAAGATGAGATTCATTTTTATTTGGCGGTGCGTTCTATTATTTACAAGCTCACCAAAGGAACCGCTCCCGATGCTTCGCAAATGAACGAAAAGGTAAAAGCGATGATTCAAGAAGCCATAGAAAGCGAAGGTGTAGAAGAGATTTTCAAACTCGGTGAAGAGGAAGCCCAAGAAATTGATTTGTTTTCTGATGATTATTTAGCCAAATTAGATAAGATTAAACTGCCTAATACCAAGTTCAAACTCTTGCAAAAAGTATTGAAACAAGCCATCGATAGAATGAAGCAGGTGAATAAAGTGATGGGAATAGATTTTAGTAAACGTTTAGAAGCTATCGTACAAAAATACAATGAGCGTAAAGAAGGTGATGTATTGCGAAGTGAAGTTTTAGAGGATTTTACCAATGAAATCATTGAACTCTATTACGCTTTGAAAAAAGAAAATGACTCCTTCCAAGAACTAGGGATTGACATCGAAGAAAAAGCTTTTTATGATATTTTGAAAATGCTTACCGTGAAGTATGATTTTTCTTATGCAGACGAAAAACTTATTGAGCTAGCCAAAAAAGTAAAACTAGTGGTAGATGATAAAACCAAATACACCGATTGGAGTAAACGAGATGATATAAAAGCCGAACTAAAAGTAGATTTGATTATTCTCTTGGCAGAAAATGATTATCCACCAATAGACAGAGACGAGGTGTATAAAGAGATTTTTGAACAAGCAGAGAATTTTAAGAAATATAAAGGGTAA
- a CDS encoding IS3 family transposase (programmed frameshift) → MGKSKYSLDFKLKAIKRYHKGDIGTDDLGKRIGVCGSLVRKWIKFYELYGVSGLVRLSNTHYTKDFKLKILSVIEKENLSLKEASRRFNIPAESSILSWQRNYKKNGILGLENIPRGRPKTMSNYTRKKKKTGKPLTREEELLERIYYLEAENAILKKFRRLNSGKEKSKAIEELRQDFDLAVLLHCTSMARSSFYYYQKRFQMKDKYAEIKEMIKQIYHRHKGRLGYRRITLLLKEKGILINHKTVLRLMKILGLKSIIRVKKYKSYKGEQGKIAPNVLQRNFKSDTPNQKWATDVTEFNVSGNKLYLSPIIDLFNGEIVSFDLSERPVFSQIIRMLKKSFRKVKSTQNIILHSDQGWQYQMKHYQNLLKEKGIIQSMSRKGNCLDNAVIENFFGTIKSEMFYARKFGSIQELKMEIVKYIHYYNNDRIRLNLKGKSPVQYRTLSFENIV, encoded by the exons ATGGGGAAAAGTAAATATTCATTAGACTTTAAATTAAAAGCTATAAAGAGATATCACAAAGGGGATATTGGAACAGACGATTTAGGAAAACGCATTGGAGTTTGTGGTTCCTTGGTTCGTAAATGGATAAAATTTTATGAACTTTATGGAGTTTCAGGACTTGTTCGGCTTTCCAATACGCATTACACAAAAGATTTTAAATTAAAGATTTTATCAGTAATTGAGAAAGAGAATTTAAGTTTAAAAGAAGCGTCGAGAAGGTTTAATATTCCTGCGGAGTCCAGTATTCTTAGTTGGCAGCGTAATTACAAAAAAAATGGTATTTTAGGTTTAGAAAACATACCCAGAGGAAGACCTAAAACCATGAGTAATTACACGCGAAAAAAAAAGAAAACAGGCAAACCCTTAACAAGGGAGGAAGAACTGTTGGAGAGGATTTATTATTTAGAAGCCGAGAACGCCATTTTAAAAAAGT TTAGACGCCTTAATTCAGGAAAGGAAAAATCCAAAGCCATCGAAGAGTTAAGGCAGGACTTTGATTTAGCAGTACTACTGCATTGTACATCGATGGCAAGAAGCAGTTTTTATTACTATCAAAAACGCTTTCAAATGAAAGATAAATATGCGGAAATAAAAGAAATGATTAAGCAGATTTATCATCGTCACAAAGGAAGGTTGGGCTATAGAAGAATTACTTTGCTTTTGAAAGAAAAAGGAATTTTGATTAATCACAAAACTGTTTTACGACTTATGAAAATATTAGGTTTAAAGAGTATTATCCGAGTGAAGAAATATAAATCTTACAAGGGAGAGCAAGGGAAAATTGCGCCCAATGTTCTACAGAGGAATTTCAAATCGGACACTCCTAATCAGAAATGGGCAACCGATGTTACAGAGTTTAATGTATCGGGTAATAAACTTTATCTATCTCCAATCATCGATTTATTTAATGGTGAAATTGTCAGTTTTGACTTATCTGAAAGACCTGTGTTTAGCCAAATCATCAGAATGCTAAAGAAATCATTCAGAAAAGTAAAATCTACACAAAACATCATTCTACATTCTGATCAAGGTTGGCAATATCAAATGAAACATTACCAAAACTTGTTAAAAGAAAAAGGTATTATTCAAAGTATGTCCCGAAAAGGAAACTGTTTGGACAATGCGGTGATAGAAAACTTTTTTGGAACGATAAAATCAGAAATGTTTTATGCCAGAAAGTTTGGTTCCATTCAGGAACTTAAGATGGAAATAGTGAAGTACATTCACTATTACAACAATGATAGAATAAGACTCAATCTCAAAGGAAAGAGTCCGGTACAGTACCGAACTCTTTCCTTTGAAAATATTGTTTAA
- a CDS encoding type IV toxin-antitoxin system AbiEi family antitoxin domain-containing protein — translation MKISEYIAFTIDRLPKGYVFTYADFTTEVNQKEAVIKALNRMVASGKIAKLSKGKYYKPENTPFGTLQPNQAQVVKDLLEENGKITGYLTGYSIYNQLGLTTQVSNTIQIGKNQVRPKFKRERYIITFIKQKNSITKENIPLLQVLDAIRYIKKIPDANIEASCKRFLAIIKNFTDKEINTLVRLALKYPPATRALLGALLEQLQQSKTTETLFKSLNPISKYQLTGAGKVLSTTEKWNIV, via the coding sequence ATGAAAATATCTGAATACATAGCATTTACTATAGATAGACTTCCTAAAGGCTATGTTTTCACCTATGCAGATTTTACTACTGAGGTGAATCAAAAAGAAGCGGTGATAAAAGCCCTGAATCGTATGGTTGCTTCAGGCAAAATCGCCAAACTCTCTAAAGGCAAATACTACAAACCAGAGAACACCCCTTTTGGTACCCTTCAACCCAATCAGGCGCAAGTAGTAAAAGATTTATTAGAAGAAAACGGTAAGATTACTGGCTATCTTACGGGTTACAGTATTTATAACCAGTTGGGTTTAACCACGCAAGTAAGCAATACCATACAGATTGGTAAAAATCAAGTTCGCCCTAAATTTAAAAGAGAACGCTACATTATTACATTTATCAAACAGAAAAATAGCATTACCAAAGAGAATATTCCTTTGTTGCAAGTATTGGATGCTATTCGCTATATCAAAAAAATACCTGATGCCAATATAGAAGCATCTTGTAAGCGGTTTTTGGCTATTATCAAAAACTTTACAGACAAAGAAATCAACACTTTGGTTCGCTTGGCTCTGAAATATCCACCTGCTACAAGGGCTTTATTGGGCGCATTGCTAGAGCAATTGCAGCAAAGCAAGACAACAGAAACTCTTTTCAAGTCCTTGAACCCAATTAGTAAGTATCAACTCACAGGTGCGGGGAAAGTATTATCTACCACCGAAAAATGGAATATTGTATGA
- a CDS encoding LytR/AlgR family response regulator transcription factor yields the protein MTRTYKIAILEDNSKLLEKLSEYILKIQNVEIVLKSKNSDDFFEQLSTTLPDILLTDLDLGNDSMTGIEVAQEIQLPVFFASVNTADYVENMESLKRDAEICVDHITKPFTEEQFLKSFKRFLKEVELFSNLQYIYLDFNKTKRNKILIDDIVFLSADKQLGSESNNKQIHFTNRPSEKLIDFSFTKMEEKGLYSTQFVTIHKSFRVNKKYISKYDSKSASVELKVYDKDYMTKTIKLAVSENYQNVIKKLLS from the coding sequence ATGACCAGAACTTATAAAATTGCAATTTTAGAAGATAACAGTAAACTTCTAGAAAAACTATCAGAATATATTCTAAAAATACAAAATGTAGAAATTGTACTGAAGAGTAAAAACTCTGATGACTTTTTTGAGCAATTGTCTACCACACTTCCCGATATTTTGTTGACGGATTTAGATTTAGGAAATGACAGTATGACAGGAATTGAAGTGGCACAAGAAATACAACTCCCCGTATTTTTTGCCAGTGTCAATACAGCAGATTATGTGGAAAATATGGAATCCCTAAAAAGAGATGCTGAAATATGTGTAGACCATATAACCAAACCTTTTACAGAAGAACAGTTTTTAAAAAGCTTCAAAAGGTTTCTAAAAGAAGTTGAGCTTTTTTCTAATCTTCAATACATCTATTTAGATTTTAATAAAACTAAGAGAAATAAGATTCTCATTGATGACATTGTATTTTTAAGTGCAGATAAACAATTGGGCTCAGAATCCAATAACAAACAAATTCATTTTACCAATAGGCCTTCTGAAAAATTAATTGATTTTTCCTTTACAAAAATGGAAGAAAAAGGTTTATATTCTACTCAATTTGTTACCATTCATAAATCTTTTAGAGTGAATAAAAAATACATTTCAAAATATGACAGTAAATCTGCAAGTGTAGAACTGAAAGTTTATGACAAAGACTATATGACAAAAACTATCAAATTGGCAGTGTCAGAAAATTATCAAAATGTCATCAAAAAATTATTGAGCTAA
- a CDS encoding McrC family protein → MLQSKNIIQVFEYNSLQYGTEYNGVLFKESHFNALVKFNELHQNRYFNIGYKKITFKNYVGVLQVDGLVIEILPKIDQYETNTVLWQSVLIQMLKVTKKLKVNAVGEAQIKKQNIHLLDIYFEWFLNEVELLIRQGLIKQYYKETKNIKALKGKLEFSGHLSKNLVHKERFYTTHQVYEKDHLIHQVIGQALEIVASMSKGNHLYHHCKSVQLDFPEVTSIQATHHTFNKIPKTRKTAPYETVLAIARLIILNYAPNVASGNENMLALLFDMNRLWEEYVLVRLKQVAEEKGVEVYGQNSKGFWNGITIRPDIVLVKKNYENREEFLIIDTKWKNIDYAEPSIHDLRQMYVYNEFWKSTRSLLLYPSMSTHLHSDHFISYEDHKHSCCLGKISIFKEEELDIYLGEEILKLF, encoded by the coding sequence GTGTTGCAATCTAAGAACATCATACAAGTTTTTGAATATAATTCTTTGCAATATGGCACAGAATATAATGGTGTGCTTTTTAAGGAAAGCCACTTTAATGCTTTAGTGAAGTTCAATGAATTGCATCAGAACAGGTATTTTAATATAGGTTATAAAAAAATTACTTTCAAAAATTATGTGGGGGTTCTGCAAGTAGATGGTTTGGTCATTGAGATTCTACCGAAAATAGACCAATATGAAACCAATACAGTTCTTTGGCAGAGTGTATTAATCCAAATGCTTAAAGTTACCAAAAAACTTAAAGTAAACGCTGTAGGTGAAGCTCAAATTAAGAAACAAAACATTCATTTGCTCGATATTTATTTTGAATGGTTTCTGAATGAAGTAGAACTTTTAATCCGACAAGGACTTATTAAGCAATATTATAAGGAGACTAAGAATATCAAGGCATTAAAGGGAAAGTTAGAGTTTTCTGGACATCTCTCAAAAAATCTGGTTCATAAGGAAAGATTTTATACCACTCATCAAGTCTATGAGAAGGATCATTTGATTCATCAAGTTATTGGTCAGGCTTTAGAAATTGTGGCATCTATGTCAAAAGGAAATCATCTATATCATCATTGTAAGTCAGTACAATTAGATTTTCCTGAAGTGACTTCTATACAAGCAACTCACCACACTTTCAATAAAATTCCCAAAACCAGAAAAACGGCACCATATGAAACGGTTTTGGCTATTGCGCGCTTAATTATTTTAAATTATGCTCCAAATGTTGCTAGCGGAAATGAAAATATGCTTGCTTTACTTTTTGATATGAATCGTTTATGGGAAGAATATGTTTTGGTAAGGTTAAAACAAGTTGCTGAAGAAAAAGGAGTAGAAGTTTATGGACAAAACTCGAAAGGTTTTTGGAATGGAATTACCATTCGTCCTGATATTGTTTTGGTGAAAAAGAACTATGAAAATAGAGAAGAATTTCTCATCATAGATACCAAATGGAAGAATATTGATTACGCGGAACCGTCTATTCATGATTTGAGGCAAATGTATGTTTATAATGAGTTTTGGAAATCTACAAGGTCATTACTTTTGTATCCTTCAATGAGTACCCATTTACATTCAGACCATTTTATCAGTTATGAAGATCATAAACATTCTTGTTGTTTAGGAAAGATTTCCATATTTAAAGAAGAAGAATTAGATATTTATTTGGGTGAAGAAATTTTAAAATTGTTTTAA
- a CDS encoding cytidylate kinase family protein, with translation MNTKITLSEEVASGKTTVGKLLAERMGYEFISLGNLVRKKAEK, from the coding sequence ATGAACACAAAAATTACATTATCTGAAGAAGTAGCTTCAGGAAAAACAACAGTAGGAAAACTTTTGGCAGAAAGAATGGGATATGAATTTATTTCATTAGGCAATCTAGTAAGAAAAAAAGCAGAAAAATAA
- a CDS encoding McrB family protein translates to MTKYQELQKDVFNWLKSKYEEDNTFTYSVRQKANKGAELNYFIGTERSKYFSTTFWFIPGSYPGSSGDLINLVFDLRFKEGFEFFIQFNQTKNPSGKQNEYALELIRNIKTRIEGKFQNTHYAPEQNKMEFFAIYSPRKYNGFIEIINDLNDLLSKIVPIVNEEIDKLKNIYSDFIAHRFTSSEQMKMFEKMQERFEKYKIIEEMEEELEEEDFAPLNYFSESTFPLNQILYGPPGTGKTYNTINKALEIINEDKVKQLDFNDRKAVKDLFDKKLKEGQIMFTTFHQSMSYEDFIEGIKPEIEEDEEGRKSVIYEVKKGIFKQIAEEARKIRYQSEELSQQYTFDDAWDDLVSEAYEYLEKEESLILNIQTVGMGLKVVDISEKGNLKVQPKSSKEAKIYTVSFSRAKKLQEAFPDLSVIKNIDKEFRAVIGGSNSTAYWAVLNYINNRINSQTTTTQLEIPLAPKPYVLIIDEINRGNVSQIFGELITLIEEDKRLGKNEALEVILPYSKEKFGVPSNLHIIGTMNTADRSVEALDTALRRRFSFVEMMPEYEALNKIQFDDFHLGELLKTINSRIEALLDRDHTIGHSYFINIKPNDTEALKEAFTNKIIPLLQEYFYHDYEKIALILGEGFVECIEPKESKVEFARWNGKTLEKPETSRLFKIKKFDDNFNILDSIKHLLNRVAI, encoded by the coding sequence ATGACTAAATATCAAGAATTACAGAAAGACGTTTTTAATTGGTTAAAATCTAAATACGAAGAAGATAATACATTTACTTATTCGGTTAGGCAAAAAGCAAATAAAGGAGCAGAACTTAATTATTTTATTGGAACAGAAAGATCGAAATATTTTTCAACAACATTTTGGTTTATACCTGGTTCTTATCCTGGTTCTTCAGGTGATTTAATTAATTTAGTTTTTGATTTAAGATTCAAAGAAGGGTTTGAATTTTTTATTCAATTTAATCAAACTAAAAATCCATCTGGTAAACAGAATGAGTATGCTCTTGAATTAATTAGAAATATTAAGACAAGGATTGAAGGTAAATTCCAGAATACGCATTATGCTCCTGAACAAAATAAAATGGAGTTTTTTGCTATTTATTCGCCTCGAAAATACAATGGCTTTATAGAAATCATAAATGATTTGAATGATCTTCTATCTAAAATAGTACCAATTGTAAATGAGGAAATAGATAAATTAAAAAATATTTACTCAGATTTCATAGCCCATCGTTTTACGTCTAGCGAACAAATGAAAATGTTTGAAAAAATGCAAGAAAGATTTGAAAAATATAAAATTATAGAAGAGATGGAGGAAGAACTTGAAGAAGAAGATTTTGCTCCTTTGAATTATTTCTCTGAATCTACTTTTCCTCTCAATCAAATCCTCTACGGCCCTCCCGGAACAGGAAAAACATATAATACCATCAATAAAGCTTTAGAAATTATTAATGAGGATAAAGTAAAGCAACTTGATTTTAATGATAGAAAAGCTGTAAAAGATTTGTTTGATAAAAAGTTAAAAGAAGGACAAATTATGTTCACCACTTTTCATCAAAGCATGAGTTATGAGGATTTCATTGAGGGTATAAAACCAGAAATAGAAGAAGATGAGGAAGGAAGAAAATCTGTGATTTATGAAGTGAAGAAAGGCATTTTTAAACAAATAGCAGAAGAAGCTAGAAAAATAAGATATCAATCAGAAGAGTTGAGTCAGCAATATACCTTTGATGATGCTTGGGATGATTTGGTTTCTGAAGCCTATGAGTATTTAGAGAAAGAAGAATCACTTATCCTCAATATTCAAACAGTAGGAATGGGATTAAAAGTAGTAGATATTTCAGAAAAAGGAAATCTAAAAGTTCAACCAAAATCTTCTAAAGAAGCCAAGATTTATACTGTTTCTTTTTCAAGGGCTAAAAAATTACAAGAAGCATTTCCTGACTTATCTGTTATTAAAAATATCGATAAAGAATTTAGAGCGGTTATTGGAGGCTCAAACTCTACTGCTTATTGGGCAGTTTTAAATTATATAAATAACAGAATAAATTCCCAAACTACAACAACTCAATTAGAAATTCCATTAGCTCCCAAACCATATGTACTCATCATCGATGAAATCAACCGAGGTAATGTTTCTCAGATATTTGGTGAATTGATAACCTTAATAGAAGAAGACAAAAGATTAGGGAAGAATGAAGCATTGGAAGTGATTTTACCATACAGCAAAGAGAAGTTTGGTGTACCATCTAATCTTCATATCATTGGAACAATGAATACCGCAGATAGAAGTGTAGAAGCTCTAGATACAGCACTTAGAAGGAGGTTTTCTTTTGTAGAAATGATGCCTGAATATGAAGCATTAAACAAAATTCAGTTTGATGATTTTCACTTGGGAGAGCTATTGAAAACTATTAATAGTAGAATTGAGGCTCTTTTGGATAGAGATCATACCATAGGGCATTCTTATTTTATCAACATTAAACCTAATGATACAGAAGCGTTGAAAGAAGCTTTTACCAATAAAATCATTCCTCTTTTGCAAGAATATTTTTATCACGATTATGAAAAAATTGCCTTGATATTGGGAGAAGGTTTTGTAGAATGTATTGAACCAAAAGAAAGTAAGGTAGAATTTGCAAGATGGAATGGTAAAACATTAGAAAAGCCCGAAACTTCAAGACTATTTAAAATTAAAAAGTTTGATGACAATTTTAATATTCTTGATTCAATAAAACATTTACTTAACCGTGTTGCAATCTAA
- a CDS encoding viperin family antiviral radical SAM protein: MKIKKLEGIIPSVNYHLWEPCNMRCKFCFATFQDAKIILPKGHLPKEESLELVREIAAIGFKKITFAGGEPTLCPWISELIKEAKKNGLTTMLVTNGTKINEDFFTANHDYLDWIILSIDSLDDETNFKSGRAITGKKTLSVENYKKIIDDIKNFNYKLKINTVIHHFNYKESMLDFIKYAKPERWKVFQVLPMKGENDDFIDDFKISKEQFEEFLIRHQSLKEEGIMVSENNNEMMDSYTMIDPSGRFFTNKKGFQEYSEPILKIGIKSAYKQLNYNYEKFQKRGGLYNWDNKKINYKK, encoded by the coding sequence ATGAAAATAAAAAAATTAGAAGGCATTATTCCTTCCGTAAATTATCACTTATGGGAACCTTGCAATATGAGATGTAAGTTTTGCTTTGCTACTTTTCAAGATGCCAAGATAATATTGCCCAAAGGTCACCTACCGAAAGAAGAATCATTAGAATTGGTCAGGGAAATTGCAGCAATTGGATTTAAAAAAATCACTTTTGCAGGTGGAGAACCTACACTATGTCCATGGATTTCTGAATTGATAAAAGAAGCTAAAAAAAATGGTTTAACTACTATGTTGGTAACGAATGGCACAAAAATAAATGAAGATTTTTTTACTGCAAATCATGATTATTTAGATTGGATAATTTTAAGTATTGATAGTCTAGATGATGAAACTAATTTTAAATCAGGCAGAGCTATTACAGGTAAAAAAACTTTATCTGTAGAAAACTATAAAAAAATCATTGATGACATCAAAAACTTCAATTACAAACTAAAGATTAATACTGTAATCCATCACTTTAATTATAAAGAATCTATGTTAGATTTCATAAAATATGCAAAACCAGAACGTTGGAAAGTGTTTCAAGTATTACCTATGAAAGGCGAGAATGATGATTTTATCGATGATTTTAAAATATCAAAAGAGCAATTTGAAGAATTTCTTATTCGGCATCAATCACTAAAGGAAGAGGGAATAATGGTTTCTGAAAATAATAATGAAATGATGGATAGCTATACAATGATAGACCCTTCTGGAAGGTTTTTTACCAATAAAAAAGGGTTTCAAGAGTATAGCGAACCTATTCTAAAGATTGGGATTAAAAGTGCGTATAAACAATTGAACTATAATTATGAAAAGTTTCAGAAAAGAGGAGGATTATATAATTGGGATAATAAAAAAATAAACTATAAAAAATGA